One Phoenix dactylifera cultivar Barhee BC4 chromosome 8, palm_55x_up_171113_PBpolish2nd_filt_p, whole genome shotgun sequence genomic window carries:
- the LOC120111747 gene encoding uncharacterized protein LOC120111747 — MASSYYHQNGPYHTSSYSQAPPLPLHLCFFLLTLFLFIGLSWYMSYESAFESLIDQIKLFLIVSPLVLLLVVHWLSSCDRRRVPFFIPLPERESFHRAGGSPWGVALVLVLLMFMISYQSYFHERWFPLLSR, encoded by the coding sequence ATGGCAAGTAGCTACTACCATCAAAATGGTCCTTATCATACATCTTCTTACTCACAAGCCCCTCCGTTGCCGCTCCACCTATGCTTCTTCCTCCTCACGCTCTTCCTGTTCATTGGCCTCTCATGGTACATGAGCTACGAATCGGCGTTCGAGAGCTTGATCGACCAAATCAAGCTCTTCCTCATAGTGTCGCCGCTGGTGCTGCTTCTGGTCGTCCACTGGCTGAGCAGCTGCGATCGGCGGCGGGTGCCTTTCTTTATCCCTTTGCCTGAGAGGGAGTCCTTCCATAGGGCCGGTGGATCGCCGTGGGGCGTCGCGCTTGTTCTGGTGCTTCTCATGTTTATGATCTCTTACCAGTCCTACTTCCATGAACGTTGGTTCCCGCTGCTAAGTCGATGA